One Sphingomicrobium sp. XHP0239 DNA segment encodes these proteins:
- the map gene encoding type I methionyl aminopeptidase: MTEYVQVGPEDRVEPKSGVIKLHGEEGFAGMRAAGRLAATILDTLAKHVAPGVTTDQLDRIVFDMTLEAGAVPATLGYRGYTKSCCTSINHVVCHGIPGDKALKDGDIVNIDVTPILDGWHGDTSRMYFVGEPNVKAKRLVEVTHECLMLGLEQARPGKRLGDISHAIQSHAESHRYGVVRDFCGHGLGRLFHDSPEVVHAGRPGTGPELKPGMFFTVEPMINIGRADVKLLRDGWTAVTRDRSLSAQFEHSIGITEDGCEIFTKSPLGLDKPPYDA, from the coding sequence ATGACCGAATATGTCCAAGTGGGTCCCGAGGACCGCGTCGAGCCCAAGTCGGGCGTCATCAAGCTTCACGGCGAGGAAGGTTTTGCGGGCATGCGCGCCGCGGGGCGCCTCGCCGCGACCATCCTCGATACGCTCGCGAAGCATGTCGCTCCGGGCGTGACGACCGACCAGCTCGACCGTATCGTCTTCGACATGACCCTGGAGGCTGGCGCAGTGCCGGCCACTCTCGGTTATCGCGGCTATACGAAGAGCTGCTGCACCTCGATCAACCATGTCGTTTGTCACGGCATTCCGGGCGACAAGGCACTGAAGGATGGCGACATCGTCAACATCGACGTGACGCCGATCCTCGATGGCTGGCACGGCGACACGAGCCGTATGTATTTCGTCGGCGAGCCCAATGTGAAAGCCAAGCGTCTCGTCGAGGTCACCCACGAATGCCTCATGCTGGGCCTCGAACAGGCGCGGCCCGGCAAGCGGCTGGGCGACATCAGCCATGCGATCCAGAGCCATGCGGAATCGCATCGCTACGGAGTCGTTCGCGATTTCTGCGGCCATGGACTGGGCCGCCTCTTTCACGACAGTCCTGAAGTCGTCCACGCCGGCCGCCCAGGCACCGGTCCGGAACTCAAGCCCGGCATGTTCTTCACCGTCGAACCGATGATCAACATCGGTCGCGCTGACGTCAAACTGCTGCGCGACGGCTGGACCGCCGTGACCCGCGATCGCTCCCTGTCCGCGCAGTTCGAACATTCCATCGGCATTACCGAAGACGGCTGCGAAATCTTTACCAAATCCCCACTCGGTCTCGATAAGCCTCCCTACGACGCCTGA
- a CDS encoding competence/damage-inducible protein A, with translation MKGAMTKIYTAALVVIGDEILSGRTQDKNIAQIAQWLNVQGIRLAEVRVVADIEEAIVEAVNTLRVRHDYLFTTGGIGPTHDDVTVDAVAAALEVPVVIHPEAEAMLKAYYAKIGKEPTPARMNMARVPEGADLIPNPVSGAPGIRIGNLFVMAGIPHITAGMLEGLTGELEGGRPLVSVTVGAYSPESEVADLLRDLLTRHRDIALGSYPFFKDGKYGSNFVMRSDEEVKANECARDLTEALRAAGYEPVPGGL, from the coding sequence ATGAAGGGCGCCATGACCAAGATCTATACCGCCGCGCTGGTCGTCATCGGGGACGAGATCCTGTCGGGGCGGACGCAGGACAAGAATATCGCGCAGATCGCGCAGTGGCTCAATGTGCAAGGCATCCGGCTGGCTGAGGTCCGCGTGGTGGCCGATATCGAAGAGGCGATCGTGGAGGCGGTCAACACGCTTCGCGTTCGACACGACTATCTGTTCACGACGGGTGGGATCGGTCCGACGCACGACGATGTCACGGTCGACGCCGTAGCCGCGGCGTTGGAAGTCCCCGTCGTGATCCACCCCGAGGCCGAGGCGATGCTGAAGGCCTACTATGCCAAGATCGGGAAGGAGCCGACGCCGGCCCGGATGAACATGGCGCGGGTGCCCGAGGGCGCGGACCTCATCCCAAATCCCGTTTCGGGGGCGCCCGGCATTCGCATCGGCAACCTGTTCGTAATGGCGGGAATTCCTCACATTACCGCCGGTATGCTGGAGGGACTGACGGGGGAACTGGAGGGGGGCAGGCCGCTCGTCAGCGTGACCGTCGGGGCCTATTCGCCCGAGAGCGAGGTGGCCGATCTGCTCCGCGACTTGCTGACCCGGCATCGCGATATCGCGCTCGGCAGCTATCCCTTTTTCAAGGACGGCAAGTACGGGTCGAATTTCGTTATGCGTTCCGACGAGGAAGTGAAGGCGAACGAGTGCGCGCGCGACCTGACCGAGGCGTTGCGGGCGGCGGGTTACGAACCGGTGCCCGGCGGGCTCTGA